From the genome of Phycisphaerae bacterium:
TTGCACATCAGCAGGGCCCAATCGAATTTCCGGTCCCGGAGTTCACTCGCCATACCCAGAAAGCTCTGACGACGTGTGTCCCGGGTCTGACCACCAGGCCAATGGACCAATTCGTCGAACCAGTCACCCCCCGCCAAGACCTCAGCCATCGGTCCCTTGACCACGCCGGTCAGGTGGATGCCGGCGAACCTCGCCCGGATCGACCGCAAGGCCGGTGTCGCCAAGACCAAGTCCCCCACCCAGTTGGGCAGGATGATGAGAATGCGGGCAGGATCCGGCCGCCGGAAACGCGTCTTTCCGCCGGGAGGGTCAGCCGCACCGTGATCGGAATGAGCCTCTTGTGGCATGGGCGACATTCTAGGCTATCGGCCCTCAAGGCTCAAACCCGTAAGCCAAGCCAGGTTCTCATCCCTGGCCCCGACCAGCCGGCAAACACGACAAACCGTCCTCCACCCGGCCGGGCCTTGCCTGACCCATAATGCCCGGTGTGATCATCCACGCCCGACCTCTGGCCCATGGGCGAGTACCTGGTACGCAACGATCCGAACCGCCTGACCGTGGTGAGGTACCTTTCGCGCGGGCAGAGGATCGATCCCACGTCAGCCACAAGCCATCTCATCATGAGCATTGTGCCTTTTACACTTGAATTATGACAGCAGAACATGCCTACGCGTTCACCAAGGCCTTTCCAGCGGCCTCTCCCACCCAAGACCGGTACCCAAGCCCGTCCTTCGCCGCAGGTTCATCGCGATCCGCCTCTGCCCCCTGTCTCGGGGAAACCCCTTGGAAGGAGCCGATCGCGTCAGGACACGCCCAGGTCTTCGCCAACCCGGAAACCCGGAAGCTCATCCCAAAGCACGGTTTGCATTCCGGGCGCGGTCCGCTACAATACAGAGCTCGGCTACAGATTGGCCGTCTTACTGAGCTTTGAGGTGCCAGGATGTCACGGGTTTGCTACTTTACCGGCAAGAGGACCAAGAGCGGCCGTCAGTATGCCCGACGCGGCAAGGCCAAGTACCTGGGTGGCGTGGGTTCCAAGGTCACCGGCCGGACCAAGCGGCAGTTCAAGCCGAACGTCCAGAAAGTCCGCGCAGTCATCGACGGCAGAACCGTCCGCGTCCTGGTCAGCACCAAGGCCATTCGCGACGGCAAGATCGTCAAGCCGCCGAAGCGCAACTACAAGCCCGCTCAAAC
Proteins encoded in this window:
- the rpmB gene encoding 50S ribosomal protein L28, which codes for MSRVCYFTGKRTKSGRQYARRGKAKYLGGVGSKVTGRTKRQFKPNVQKVRAVIDGRTVRVLVSTKAIRDGKIVKPPKRNYKPAQTTA